A genomic region of Sander lucioperca isolate FBNREF2018 chromosome 6, SLUC_FBN_1.2, whole genome shotgun sequence contains the following coding sequences:
- the LOC118495304 gene encoding ribonuclease inhibitor-like, with protein MAPHVDRGFLCVVLCVCSLSGCLISEEGCSSLVSALSSNPSHLRKLDLSYNHPGDSGVKLLSEGLNDPLWRLDTLRFL; from the exons atggctCCACATGTTGACAGAGGgttcctgtgtgttgttctgtgtgtttgcagtctgtcaggctgtctgatctcagaggaaggctgttcttctctggtctcagctctgagctccaacccctcccatctgagaaaGCTGGActtgagctacaatcatccaggagactcaggagtgaagtTACTGTCAGAGGGACTGAATGATCCtctctggagactggacactctcag attcctgtga